In bacterium, a single genomic region encodes these proteins:
- a CDS encoding beta-ketoacyl-[acyl-carrier-protein] synthase family protein codes for MKRVVVAGIGVLSPIGNDKEEYWEGLRSGKSGIETITLFDTRNYKFKRGGEIKDFNPTKYFTRKGLRRLDRASQMVLIATQEAIDDAQINFNQMEKNNCGVVLGTTLGGMVSGEKYYRHLKKRQDRVYASLLLDFPMYSATDHISIRYKCSGSILTISTACSASNQAIGCAFDLIRKGEDTIIITGGFDPLSELTFAGFGILRIMSLDKIRPFDKNRTGLILGEGVGILILEELEHALNRKAKIYAEIIGYGATTDAYHMTAPHPQGEGAANAMQKALDDANIKPDDVDYINAHGTGTLFNDLSETMAIKKIMGEGAYKIPISSTKSMIGHTLGAAGALEAIATILAMQKGIIPPTINYETPDPKCDLNYVPNYSIQKNIRIALSNSFGFGGNNATIVFKKWEGETDDSTSK; via the coding sequence ATGAAAAGGGTTGTTGTCGCAGGAATAGGTGTATTATCACCGATTGGAAATGATAAAGAGGAATATTGGGAAGGTTTAAGAAGTGGCAAGTCAGGCATTGAAACAATTACCCTATTTGATACACGAAATTATAAATTTAAGAGAGGCGGAGAAATAAAGGATTTTAATCCTACAAAATACTTTACCAGGAAAGGACTAAGACGGTTGGATAGAGCTTCTCAAATGGTATTAATTGCTACCCAGGAGGCAATAGATGATGCCCAGATAAATTTTAACCAGATGGAGAAAAACAATTGTGGAGTAGTATTGGGAACTACTCTGGGAGGAATGGTTTCTGGGGAAAAATATTATCGCCATTTGAAAAAGAGGCAAGATAGAGTTTATGCTTCTTTATTATTAGATTTCCCAATGTATTCAGCAACAGACCATATTTCTATCAGATATAAGTGTAGCGGTTCAATCTTGACTATCTCTACCGCGTGCTCTGCAAGTAATCAGGCTATTGGTTGTGCCTTTGATTTAATTCGAAAAGGGGAAGATACAATAATTATCACCGGCGGTTTTGACCCATTGTCAGAATTGACCTTTGCAGGTTTTGGAATATTAAGGATTATGAGCCTTGATAAGATTAGACCCTTTGATAAGAATAGAACAGGATTAATTCTGGGTGAAGGGGTGGGTATTCTTATTTTGGAAGAATTAGAGCATGCTTTAAATAGGAAAGCAAAAATATATGCTGAAATAATCGGATACGGAGCAACTACTGATGCATACCATATGACCGCTCCTCATCCACAAGGAGAAGGTGCAGCTAATGCTATGCAAAAGGCATTAGATGATGCAAATATTAAACCAGATGATGTAGATTATATTAATGCCCATGGGACAGGAACGCTATTTAATGATTTATCAGAAACAATGGCTATAAAAAAGATAATGGGAGAAGGGGCTTATAAAATACCCATTAGTTCTACAAAATCTATGATTGGACATACTTTAGGTGCGGCAGGGGCATTGGAGGCAATTGCTACTATTTTAGCCATGCAAAAAGGGATAATTCCTCCCACAATTAATTATGAAACCCCTGACCCTAAATGTGACCTTAATTATGTGCCCAATTATTCTATTCAAAAAAATATAAGGATTGCTTTATCAAATTCCTTTGGTTTTGGAGGAAATAATGCTACTATAGTGTTTAAAAAATGGGAGGGAGAAACAGATGACTCTACCTCAAAGTAA
- a CDS encoding class I SAM-dependent methyltransferase yields MGDFTKPEFWNESEEYIFISIFPGTRDFVNLFNIGSFITSADKILHVGCGPGDCVIELGQHIKEGMVYGIDFSEHSINIALEKLKSPTFIPQVMVWGRIMGLWHEGIIKDEDLYKFTLEMCRESKKDILSEIKNVYHQYIEIIKHYTLLSPYSTLTSGLKKLGLIDISTPLCYYKLIEGVKRFNDPIFEKIVETDIQKLQQVVKFDKMDAFYLLYPDNYFDKVFAREIEPLLRKNGSKWLDEMIRVCKHDGVILYGGFRLPGEYLKSDELESVISEIEKREKITLIEMGKRKLVSWWDPLFNLSDLNENVFTPYVIIKKD; encoded by the coding sequence ATGGGAGATTTTACAAAACCAGAATTTTGGAATGAGAGTGAAGAATATATATTTATAAGTATTTTCCCTGGAACGAGGGATTTTGTGAACTTATTTAACATAGGCTCATTTATAACTTCCGCTGATAAGATTTTACATGTGGGTTGTGGACCAGGTGATTGTGTCATAGAATTAGGACAACACATAAAAGAGGGTATGGTCTATGGTATTGATTTCTCAGAACACTCAATTAATATTGCTCTAGAAAAGTTAAAATCCCCCACTTTCATTCCTCAAGTAATGGTATGGGGGAGAATAATGGGATTGTGGCATGAAGGGATAATTAAAGATGAAGATTTATATAAATTCACATTAGAGATGTGTAGAGAAAGCAAAAAAGATATTCTATCTGAGATAAAAAATGTATATCATCAATATATAGAAATAATAAAACATTATACCTTATTATCACCATATTCTACCCTTACATCAGGATTAAAAAAATTAGGGTTGATTGACATTTCTACCCCTCTTTGTTACTATAAATTAATTGAAGGGGTCAAAAGATTTAATGACCCAATATTTGAGAAAATTGTAGAAACGGATATTCAGAAGTTACAACAAGTAGTAAAATTTGATAAAATGGATGCGTTCTATCTTTTATATCCTGATAATTATTTTGACAAGGTTTTCGCTCGAGAGATAGAACCGCTTCTTCGTAAAAATGGCTCAAAATGGTTAGATGAGATGATAAGAGTATGTAAACATGACGGCGTGATTTTATATGGAGGTTTCAGACTCCCGGGAGAATATCTAAAATCAGATGAGTTAGAAAGTGTTATTTCAGAAATAGAAAAAAGAGAAAAAATTACTTTGATAGAAATGGGGAAAAGGAAGTTGGTCTCGTGGTGGGACCCATTATTTAATCTGTCAGACCTTAATGAGAATGTATTTACTCCATATGTGATAATAAAAAAAGATTGA
- a CDS encoding beta-ketoacyl-[acyl-carrier-protein] synthase family protein, which translates to MNARVVITGIGIISPYGVGEEVFYKALKEGTSCIKKISLFDVSSFKSQKGGLITNFLPEEFDNDERFCRLPRIAQYSIVAADLVMKDIQDAFDSTKIGIFLGTDHGAIEFTERFYSNLIEKGPERVNPLLFQETVFNAPASHISLKYKIKGPTIVITSGYVSGLLSVMQGVDYLQRGKLDLAIVGGIEELTKTVYEVEYHLGILSPQDEGEEECRPFDAKRNGFIPSEGAGILLIERLDQARKRKAHIYGEIIGWGNSSDSYKIADYSPEGEGIKNAMLKALREANLNPEKIDYIAAAANGSRVLDRAETKAIKDVFGNYAYKIALSSIKSIVGESSAPSGVFNLIAVLFSMENNLIPPTINYENYDPECDLYYVPNIPKRMEVKTGLANAISFGGNSCSIIVQKL; encoded by the coding sequence ATGAACGCTCGTGTTGTAATCACAGGTATAGGCATAATTTCTCCCTATGGGGTAGGGGAGGAAGTCTTTTATAAGGCATTAAAAGAAGGAACCTCCTGTATAAAGAAGATATCTTTATTTGATGTATCTTCTTTTAAATCTCAAAAAGGTGGTCTTATTACTAATTTTTTACCAGAAGAATTTGATAATGATGAAAGGTTTTGTCGCTTACCAAGGATTGCTCAATATTCAATTGTTGCCGCAGATTTGGTTATGAAAGATATACAAGATGCTTTTGATTCTACTAAAATAGGAATATTTTTAGGGACGGACCATGGAGCAATAGAATTTACTGAAAGATTTTATTCAAATTTAATTGAAAAAGGTCCTGAAAGGGTTAATCCGTTATTATTTCAAGAAACGGTATTTAATGCCCCTGCAAGTCATATTAGTTTAAAATATAAAATTAAGGGACCAACTATCGTCATTACCTCTGGTTATGTTTCGGGATTATTATCTGTTATGCAAGGAGTTGATTATCTTCAGAGAGGGAAATTAGATTTAGCTATAGTTGGGGGAATAGAGGAATTAACAAAGACAGTTTATGAAGTGGAATATCATTTAGGAATTCTATCCCCTCAAGATGAAGGAGAGGAAGAGTGTAGACCGTTTGATGCAAAGAGGAACGGGTTTATCCCTTCCGAGGGGGCAGGAATTCTTCTGATAGAGAGATTAGACCAGGCACGGAAACGAAAAGCTCATATCTACGGAGAAATAATAGGTTGGGGAAATTCATCTGATTCGTATAAAATTGCTGATTACTCTCCTGAGGGTGAGGGAATTAAAAATGCTATGTTAAAGGCATTGAGAGAGGCAAACTTAAATCCCGAAAAGATAGATTATATTGCTGCGGCTGCCAATGGAAGCAGAGTATTAGATAGAGCTGAAACAAAGGCAATAAAGGATGTATTTGGCAATTATGCTTATAAAATTGCTCTCAGTAGTATAAAATCTATAGTTGGTGAATCAAGTGCACCAAGTGGTGTTTTTAATTTAATCGCAGTCCTATTTAGCATGGAGAATAATCTTATTCCTCCAACAATAAATTATGAAAATTATGATCCTGAATGTGATCTTTATTATGTTCCGAACATACCGAAAAGAATGGAAGTAAAAACAGGACTGGCTAATGCCATCTCCTTTGGTGGTAATAGTTGTAGTATTATAGTCCAAAAATTATAA
- a CDS encoding phosphopantetheine-binding protein, with product MEEVISIDEIKKRLKQLIVERLRLKIKLEEIEDEAPLFVEGLGLDSIEALEIIVGIEEEFNITVPGGEDEEMQQRFYSINTLAQYVKELLEKKDLEVPTPQYL from the coding sequence ATGGAAGAAGTGATTTCAATTGATGAGATTAAAAAAAGACTAAAACAACTCATTGTGGAACGGTTAAGGTTAAAAATTAAGCTTGAGGAAATAGAGGATGAAGCACCGCTTTTTGTAGAAGGATTAGGATTAGACTCAATTGAGGCGTTAGAGATTATAGTAGGGATAGAAGAGGAGTTTAATATAACTGTTCCTGGTGGAGAGGATGAGGAAATGCAACAAAGATTTTATTCTATTAATACTTTAGCCCAATATGTCAAGGAACTCTTAGAAAAGAAGGATTTAGAAGTACCAACTCCACAATACCTCTAA
- the fabZ gene encoding 3-hydroxyacyl-ACP dehydratase FabZ, which produces MEEKIMEIYDIKNRIPHRFPMLLVDRIIEIERGKRAVGVKCVTINEGFFEGHFPEEPIMPGVLIIESMSQVAGILLSEENERGRKNEGKENENEERRMYLGMVDHIKFRKPVIPGDRMLIEVNVIKTFVNMAKVKGEVKVDNEIVAEGELDFVVVKRKGR; this is translated from the coding sequence ATGGAAGAAAAGATAATGGAGATATATGACATAAAAAACCGAATACCTCATAGATTCCCAATGTTATTAGTAGATAGAATAATTGAAATAGAAAGAGGTAAACGGGCAGTAGGGGTTAAATGTGTAACCATAAACGAAGGTTTCTTTGAAGGCCATTTCCCTGAGGAACCTATTATGCCAGGTGTTCTGATCATCGAATCTATGTCTCAAGTAGCCGGTATCCTTCTCTCAGAAGAAAATGAGAGAGGGAGAAAAAATGAGGGAAAGGAAAATGAGAATGAGGAGAGAAGAATGTATTTGGGGATGGTAGATCATATTAAATTTCGTAAACCTGTAATTCCTGGCGATAGAATGCTCATTGAGGTTAATGTCATAAAAACCTTTGTGAATATGGCGAAAGTTAAGGGAGAGGTAAAGGTAGATAATGAAATTGTAGCCGAGGGAGAATTAGATTTTGTTGTAGTTAAGAGAAAGGGTAGATAA
- the fabG gene encoding 3-oxoacyl-[acyl-carrier-protein] reductase produces the protein MANLLAGKVAIITGGTKGIGKAITLKFAQEGAKVVINYAHDDQEAKKTEEEIRTIGQEVLLVKGSVSDWLAVERMIKETINKWKQIDILVNNAGGTRDGFLMTMSDKNWDEVIELNLKGTYYCCKAVLKTMISQKSGKIINMSSLTGITGQIGQTNYAAAKGGIISFTKALAREVGRFGIYANTVVPGFIDTEMIRKLHPEIIEMHIELTPLGRLGKPEEVADVALFLASDMSSYITGQIIHVNGGEYM, from the coding sequence ATGGCTAATTTATTAGCGGGAAAGGTAGCGATAATTACAGGAGGCACGAAAGGAATTGGAAAGGCAATTACTCTAAAATTTGCTCAGGAAGGAGCAAAAGTGGTGATTAATTATGCCCATGATGACCAGGAGGCGAAAAAAACAGAAGAGGAAATAAGAACCATAGGACAAGAAGTATTACTGGTGAAAGGTTCAGTAAGTGATTGGTTAGCAGTTGAAAGAATGATAAAAGAGACGATTAATAAATGGAAACAAATTGATATCCTGGTAAATAATGCAGGAGGTACAAGAGATGGTTTTTTGATGACCATGTCAGATAAAAATTGGGATGAAGTTATAGAATTAAATCTGAAAGGAACTTATTATTGTTGTAAGGCTGTCTTAAAAACTATGATTAGCCAAAAAAGTGGGAAAATTATTAATATGTCCTCTTTAACAGGAATTACAGGACAGATAGGGCAAACCAATTATGCGGCCGCAAAAGGCGGGATAATAAGTTTTACTAAAGCGTTAGCAAGAGAAGTAGGAAGGTTTGGAATATATGCAAATACAGTTGTCCCTGGGTTTATTGATACAGAGATGATACGAAAACTTCATCCAGAAATTATAGAGATGCATATAGAACTTACCCCATTAGGAAGACTTGGAAAACCAGAAGAAGTAGCAGATGTAGCTTTATTCCTTGCTTCAGATATGTCAAGTTATATTACAGGTCAAATAATTCATGTCAATGGTGGTGAATATATGTAA
- a CDS encoding bis-aminopropyl spermidine synthase family protein, whose protein sequence is MNITRRKIFKKLLEKDQVFLKLLENQESPLEFMKELHSLYKENLITLSANKYFTITEKGKRYANTLRFLPGKVRCELCQGKGIDTTEYQCILTKFKEIVKDRPLPVNEYDQGPVTPEDSLRRVLFMLERGDLQDKRILILGDDDLISIVIAMMKVTERITVVEIDQRLIEFIEASGLNIEITHYNAEETLTLPIKYSTFITDPVETIEGWKLFLSRGISCLDKCGTVYFALTSLRSSREKWYEFQRLISEMGLIITDMLRDFSTYPMETNILKSKLENGEHFMPKKMTSFLEEFLFSQEDNYEDSKWYTSTFVRAEAINEPRPLIIGNYKLGNIMYKDNEGVEIESCFKKLFFEIYKDLQSEKQ, encoded by the coding sequence ATGAATATAACCAGAAGGAAAATTTTTAAAAAATTATTAGAAAAAGACCAAGTATTTTTAAAGTTATTAGAAAATCAAGAATCACCTCTTGAGTTCATGAAAGAATTACATTCTTTATACAAAGAAAATTTAATAACATTATCAGCCAATAAATACTTTACTATTACCGAGAAAGGAAAAAGATATGCTAATACCCTTAGATTTTTACCAGGAAAAGTAAGATGCGAATTATGTCAAGGTAAAGGGATTGATACTACTGAATACCAGTGTATTCTAACAAAATTTAAAGAAATAGTTAAAGATAGACCACTCCCGGTAAACGAATATGACCAGGGACCAGTTACTCCTGAAGATAGTCTAAGAAGGGTTCTATTTATGTTAGAAAGAGGAGATCTTCAAGATAAAAGGATATTAATCTTAGGAGATGATGATTTAATAAGCATTGTTATTGCAATGATGAAGGTAACTGAGAGGATAACAGTGGTGGAAATAGATCAAAGATTAATTGAGTTCATTGAAGCAAGTGGTTTAAATATTGAAATCACTCATTACAATGCTGAAGAAACTTTAACATTACCTATTAAATACAGCACTTTTATTACTGATCCGGTAGAAACTATCGAGGGATGGAAATTATTTTTATCAAGAGGGATTTCCTGTCTCGATAAATGTGGAACTGTTTATTTCGCCTTGACATCACTGAGATCTTCAAGGGAAAAATGGTATGAGTTCCAAAGACTAATAAGTGAAATGGGATTAATAATAACAGATATGTTAAGAGATTTCAGCACTTATCCTATGGAAACAAATATTTTAAAGAGTAAATTAGAGAATGGTGAACATTTTATGCCTAAAAAAATGACAAGTTTTTTAGAAGAGTTTCTCTTCTCCCAGGAAGATAATTATGAAGATAGTAAGTGGTATACTTCTACTTTTGTAAGGGCTGAGGCAATAAATGAACCACGACCTCTTATAATCGGTAACTACAAACTTGGTAATATAATGTATAAGGATAATGAAGGTGTAGAAATAGAAAGCTGTTTTAAAAAGCTTTTCTTTGAAATTTATAAAGACTTACAAAGTGAAAAGCAGTAA
- a CDS encoding beta-ketoacyl-[acyl-carrier-protein] synthase family protein has protein sequence MDEKVVVTGIGVITSVGMGKEEFWNSLICGKEGIKEITSFDTRKYKCRKGGEIERFTFPSYLKKADRSSQLLATCVEEAISDAKLDLDKEDKEMTGVVIGTALGGILSGEKIHFALKNNQQRKIKSLFLEYPLHRSAEYIRDRFNLKGSIITLSNACTSSSNAIGYAYNLIRYKRSEIMIVGGVDTLSQFVFSGFNSLRILTEDKCRPFDKKRDGLVLGEGAGVIILERLHHALYRNAHIYAEIVGYSNSCDACHISAPDKESDGAYQAIKIALKEAKLKIKDIDYIHLHGNGTIYNDRMESTAIKRAFGVYKEKIPVSAIKAMTGYTLGASGVIDGITCILIMNNNFIPPIINYATPDSECNLNFVTNKGKKRKVKISLSLSSGFGGANTVILFKKYSGRKHNNGKQ, from the coding sequence ATGGATGAGAAAGTAGTAGTAACAGGAATAGGGGTGATTACCTCTGTTGGTATGGGGAAAGAAGAATTCTGGAATTCCTTAATTTGTGGAAAAGAAGGAATTAAGGAAATAACTTCTTTTGATACGAGAAAGTACAAATGTAGGAAAGGAGGGGAGATTGAAAGATTTACCTTTCCATCTTATTTAAAAAAGGCAGATAGATCTTCTCAGTTATTAGCTACTTGTGTTGAGGAAGCTATTAGTGATGCTAAATTGGATTTAGACAAAGAAGATAAGGAAATGACAGGAGTGGTAATTGGAACCGCTCTGGGAGGAATTTTATCTGGTGAAAAGATTCATTTTGCCTTAAAAAATAATCAACAGAGGAAGATTAAATCATTATTTTTAGAATATCCTTTACATAGAAGTGCAGAGTATATTCGAGATAGATTTAATCTGAAAGGATCTATTATTACTCTGAGTAATGCTTGTACTTCAAGCAGTAACGCTATAGGGTATGCATACAATCTTATTCGGTATAAAAGAAGTGAGATAATGATAGTGGGAGGGGTAGATACCTTATCCCAATTTGTTTTTAGCGGATTTAATTCTCTAAGGATACTTACAGAAGATAAATGTCGACCTTTTGATAAAAAAAGGGATGGCTTAGTTTTAGGGGAAGGAGCAGGAGTGATAATCTTAGAAAGGCTACATCATGCTTTATATAGAAACGCACATATTTATGCTGAAATAGTTGGTTACAGTAACAGTTGTGATGCATGTCATATAAGTGCTCCTGATAAGGAAAGTGATGGGGCTTATCAAGCTATAAAAATTGCTTTAAAAGAAGCAAAATTAAAAATAAAAGATATAGATTATATTCACCTTCATGGAAATGGAACAATTTATAATGATAGAATGGAATCTACAGCAATTAAAAGAGCTTTTGGAGTTTATAAGGAAAAGATTCCAGTTTCTGCAATTAAAGCTATGACAGGATATACATTAGGGGCAAGTGGTGTAATAGATGGAATAACCTGTATCTTGATTATGAATAATAATTTTATCCCCCCTATTATAAATTATGCAACCCCTGATTCTGAATGTAACCTTAATTTTGTAACTAATAAAGGGAAAAAAAGAAAGGTTAAGATTTCTTTATCCTTGAGTTCTGGATTTGGGGGAGCTAATACAGTAATTCTCTTTAAAAAATATTCGGGAAGAAAACACAATAATGGAAAACAATAG
- a CDS encoding beta-ketoacyl-[acyl-carrier-protein] synthase family protein — MENNRVVISGIGVISSIGIGKEAFWNALEKGESGIREISRFDTSSCKAKLGGEIKNFDFYSLMQISESNDDSRYRLMDSLSKLGVAGTKLALEDTDLEIKKNETSRKGVIVGTVFGCLESNEMFNEGILRKGPLYVNPIIFKNTISNGVGAQVAIEYSIKGVNLTFTSGITSGMHAIIYAFDLIKHGEADIIITIGIDKLCQVLFQGFDMLRLLSPQDNKLEGCRPFDRTRNGLVIGEGAGVLILEKLSYALERKSKIYAEIVGFGIASGEENIARAMRLSLENAKILPQKIDYICTSANSTKELDRRETKSIKDVFGECAYKIPISSIKSIVGETFGAGGIFNVISGAMAISEGIIPPTINYENQDPECNLNYVPNYPQRSKVEFVLANTAGRKKGEAISIAMKRYTP; from the coding sequence ATGGAAAACAATAGAGTAGTTATCTCTGGGATAGGGGTTATAAGTTCTATAGGGATAGGGAAGGAGGCTTTCTGGAATGCTTTAGAGAAAGGAGAGTCAGGGATAAGAGAAATTTCCAGATTTGATACTTCTTCTTGTAAGGCTAAATTAGGAGGTGAAATTAAAAATTTTGACTTTTACTCGCTAATGCAAATATCGGAAAGTAATGATGATAGTAGATACAGATTGATGGATTCCCTTTCTAAATTGGGAGTAGCAGGGACAAAATTAGCTCTGGAAGATACAGATTTGGAGATTAAAAAAAATGAGACTTCCAGAAAAGGTGTTATAGTTGGTACAGTTTTTGGATGTTTAGAAAGTAACGAAATGTTTAATGAAGGAATACTTAGAAAAGGTCCTCTATATGTGAATCCAATAATATTTAAGAATACAATATCTAATGGTGTAGGGGCACAAGTGGCGATTGAGTATAGTATTAAGGGAGTAAATCTTACTTTTACATCAGGAATAACCTCAGGGATGCATGCCATTATTTATGCCTTTGATCTTATCAAACATGGGGAAGCAGATATTATCATTACCATAGGGATAGATAAACTTTGTCAAGTGTTATTTCAGGGTTTTGATATGTTAAGACTTTTATCCCCTCAAGATAACAAATTAGAAGGGTGTCGACCATTTGACCGCACTCGTAATGGTTTAGTAATAGGAGAGGGAGCAGGGGTTCTAATTTTGGAGAAATTAAGCTATGCATTAGAGAGAAAGTCGAAGATATATGCAGAAATAGTTGGTTTTGGAATAGCCAGTGGGGAAGAAAATATCGCACGAGCAATGAGACTATCATTAGAAAATGCAAAGATTTTACCTCAAAAAATTGATTATATCTGTACCAGCGCAAATTCGACTAAAGAATTAGATAGGAGAGAAACAAAATCAATTAAAGATGTATTTGGGGAATGTGCTTATAAAATCCCAATAAGTAGTATTAAATCTATCGTAGGAGAAACTTTTGGAGCAGGAGGAATATTTAATGTCATAAGTGGTGCTATGGCTATTTCAGAGGGGATAATACCTCCTACTATTAATTATGAAAATCAAGACCCAGAATGTAACCTCAATTATGTACCTAACTATCCTCAAAGATCTAAAGTTGAATTTGTTTTAGCCAATACAGCCGGGAGAAAAAAAGGAGAAGCTATTTCAATAGCTATGAAGAGATATACGCCATAA